From Calothrix sp. PCC 6303, a single genomic window includes:
- a CDS encoding ATP-dependent RecD-like DNA helicase, which produces MSSAYQANQPSSNAAPNQESITGVVERLTFHSEESGYTVARLQRPRVSELTTITGSFAGIQPGQTLELNGFWHEHPQYGSQFQVVNYKETKPATITGIEKYLGSGLIKGVGPVTAKRIVAHFGVETLDIIENQIDRLHEVNGIAKKRIAMIQKAWNEQKAIKEVMIFLQTHGVSTVYAVKIYKNYGDKSIGIVTNNPYQLATDIYGIGFLTADKIARNLGVPEDSEFRYRAGITHILNEASEDGHCYLPQPELIEKVSQCLKTDDHQPNEDAIAQIIKNMSLADELIREISPDKTLLCYNPAFFNTENNLALLIAQRLRSPINPDMQRVRTWLARFTKSRKVELSPQQQEAVEMAAYSPISILTGGPGTGKTFSVRTIVELWKAMGKSIALAAPTGRAAQRLTEMTGLEAKTVHRLLEFDPKNMGFKRDMKNPLPQKAIIIDEASMLDLFLAYSLIKAISEDSQILVVGDNDQLASVGPGKVLADLMNSGKVPVVRLTQIFRQAQTSAIIRSAHQINLGQYPNIEPISETPQSDCLWHGGGQQPEHGVQAISELITDFIPSLGFNPAIDVQVLSPMTRGLVGTRNLNNVLQQLINPPSPQKLEVTRGGTVFRVGDRVIQLTNDYNREVFNGDVGFITNIDTEEQEVIVQYQDRDVTYDYADLNELALAWSVTIHKSQGSEYRVAIMPLYTQHYMMLSRNLIYTGLTRAKELAIIVGSKKAIGMAVRSVNQKERYTQLRERLAQISTISS; this is translated from the coding sequence ATGTCCAGCGCGTACCAAGCTAACCAACCATCAAGTAATGCCGCTCCCAACCAAGAATCAATCACGGGGGTGGTAGAACGTTTGACTTTTCATTCCGAGGAGTCGGGTTATACGGTAGCGCGGTTGCAACGTCCCAGGGTATCAGAATTAACTACAATCACTGGTAGCTTTGCAGGCATTCAACCCGGACAAACACTTGAATTAAATGGCTTTTGGCACGAACACCCCCAATATGGTTCGCAATTCCAGGTTGTTAACTACAAAGAAACTAAACCAGCCACAATCACGGGAATCGAAAAGTATTTAGGTAGCGGCTTAATTAAAGGAGTTGGTCCCGTTACAGCCAAAAGAATTGTCGCCCATTTTGGCGTGGAAACGTTGGATATCATCGAAAACCAAATTGATCGCTTGCATGAAGTCAACGGCATCGCCAAGAAGCGAATTGCCATGATTCAAAAAGCCTGGAACGAGCAAAAAGCCATCAAAGAAGTAATGATATTTTTGCAAACACATGGCGTTTCCACTGTCTATGCAGTCAAAATCTATAAAAATTATGGGGATAAATCTATTGGAATAGTCACAAATAACCCGTACCAACTGGCAACCGATATTTACGGCATTGGCTTCCTCACCGCAGATAAAATTGCCCGTAACTTGGGAGTCCCTGAAGATTCCGAATTTCGCTATCGTGCTGGGATTACCCATATATTAAATGAAGCATCGGAAGACGGGCATTGCTATTTACCGCAACCCGAATTGATAGAGAAAGTATCCCAATGTCTCAAAACCGATGATCATCAACCAAACGAGGATGCGATCGCACAAATCATCAAAAATATGTCCCTCGCAGACGAACTAATTCGGGAAATCTCTCCCGATAAAACGTTACTTTGCTACAACCCTGCATTTTTCAATACTGAGAACAACTTAGCATTGCTAATTGCCCAGCGTTTAAGAAGCCCCATCAATCCAGACATGCAACGTGTCCGCACATGGCTTGCACGCTTTACCAAAAGTCGCAAAGTTGAACTTTCACCCCAACAACAAGAAGCAGTCGAGATGGCAGCATATTCACCTATCTCGATTTTAACTGGTGGACCAGGAACGGGGAAGACCTTTAGTGTGCGGACTATTGTGGAACTGTGGAAGGCGATGGGAAAATCAATTGCCCTCGCAGCACCTACTGGACGAGCAGCACAACGATTAACTGAAATGACGGGATTGGAAGCAAAAACCGTACATAGATTGCTGGAGTTTGACCCCAAGAATATGGGTTTCAAGAGGGATATGAAAAATCCCCTGCCACAGAAAGCAATTATCATCGATGAGGCAAGTATGTTGGATTTGTTTTTGGCATACAGTTTAATCAAAGCTATATCCGAAGACAGCCAAATTCTGGTGGTTGGTGATAATGATCAGCTGGCTTCCGTTGGACCAGGCAAGGTGCTTGCAGATTTAATGAATTCGGGAAAAGTACCCGTAGTACGTCTTACTCAAATATTTCGCCAAGCTCAAACAAGTGCGATTATTAGAAGTGCTCACCAAATCAACCTTGGACAATATCCCAATATCGAGCCAATTTCCGAGACTCCTCAATCTGATTGTTTGTGGCATGGTGGTGGGCAACAACCAGAACATGGTGTCCAAGCAATTAGTGAGTTGATAACAGATTTTATTCCTTCCCTTGGTTTTAATCCTGCCATCGATGTGCAAGTATTATCGCCAATGACACGGGGGTTGGTGGGTACACGCAATCTCAATAATGTGTTGCAGCAGTTAATTAATCCCCCAAGTCCACAGAAGCTAGAGGTTACGAGGGGTGGGACAGTTTTTCGAGTTGGGGACAGGGTGATTCAACTTACCAACGATTACAACCGCGAAGTATTCAATGGTGATGTCGGATTTATTACCAACATTGACACTGAAGAACAGGAGGTCATCGTACAGTATCAAGATAGGGATGTAACCTATGACTACGCAGATTTAAACGAACTTGCTTTGGCTTGGAGCGTTACTATTCACAAATCTCAAGGTTCCGAATATCGAGTTGCAATTATGCCCCTGTATACTCAGCACTATATGATGCTTTCGCGTAACTTAATTTATACAGGATTAACTCGTGCGAAGGAATTAGCAATTATTGTCGGTTCCAAAAAGGCGATTGGGATGGCTGTCAGGTCGGTTAATCAGAAGGAACGGTATACCC